The region GGTAgggattcatttattcagtacGTATGGATTGtattgcttgcttgcttgccCTCTCCGCCGGGTGCTGTTCCGCGCACTGGTGACACAGTGCATCTTTCATCGGGGTTGGGGAGACGGTGGACACTGAACTACTAAAGAATAAGAGAATGAGGGAACTCCAGGCAGCGTGAACAAACTCTGAAGAAAGTGAAACTGGATGACTCGACAGAGTAGACAGTAGGGGTGATCAGGGAAGGCTTGGGGGGGGCGGTGGGTGATGTTGAAGCGGTTCCCAAAATGAGCAGAAGGAGCCAGAAAGGTCGAGTACAGGGGGAAGGCCATTCAGGGCGGAAGGAAGGGCAAGCGCTAGAGTCCTGAGATGGGAACCAGCCCAACATGTTCAACATACAGAGGGAAAGCCTGTGAGGTGGGcgtcgggggaggggaggaaatgcGGTGGGAGACTTGAGCAGGGGCGAGGGCACGTGGCACTTTGTAGGCCACCGCAGAGAGCGGGCATCTACTCTAAGGACCTGAAGGAATCTTTGGAGACTGGCACTTAGGTAAGGGAGGGATCTGGACCCTGCCTGGGGCAGCCAGGCTAGGGCTGGTGGACATAGGGTAGCACAGGGCAGGGAGGTCCCCGGGGTGTCAGGGGGTGGGAGGGTCGCAGGGGCCAGGCTGACCTGCAGGATGTGGTCAATGGCTCCATCGAGTTTGGTGGCCCTGCCGGTGCCTGGGGAGGCCGTGAGGCCCAGCACCTGGGGCAGCTGCCGTGTGCCCCTGAATTTGTGCTCCAGGTACCGGCTCAGGATGCTGTTGTAGACGGTGCCTTTGTGCGTGTGGTGACACTCGTCCACCACGAGGAGAGAGAAGGCTGGGGACACAGGGCGAGGCTGAGAACCGGTGCTGCAAAGCCGTTCCTCCCACAAGCTTTGTTTGGTGTGGTTCTTACGACTCCTCTGagactcccttcctcccttcgcAACGTGCAGCCAGACCCCAGAGCACGGTCAGTCAGGGATGACTTACCATTTAACCGATTAATAAACTGAGGCtcaagtggggtgggggtgggggaagggactcGCCCAAGACCCTGCACTGTAGCCAGGTCCTTCTCTACTAGGGTGGATGCTGGGGTTTGGCGAATGGGGGAACCCTCACTCCCACAACATCCCCCCTCATCTTTGCtagaggaggggccctggggatgGCAGGTGGGGTGCCCACAGCCCTCACCATTGAGCTCCACgtgctcctcctcctcagggctggTCAGGGCCATCTGCAGCAGCTCGGCCGTGCAGATGAGCAGGTCATTCCTCTGGGCCACGTGGCTGAAGCCGGGCCGGGGCCCCATGTCCCCACTCAGGGTTGTAATGGCCCAGCGCCCATCCAGCATGCGCCTGAACTCCTCACAGTGCTGCGTCACCAGGTGGACCTGGGAGGGCAGATGAGATGGGGAGAGGAAGCCAGACCTGGGTGCAGGGCTTGGGGAGGAGGCAGTGACTGGGACGGGTAAAAGATGAGcttggcagccctggctggcgtagctcagtggattgagcgcgggctgggaaccaaagtgtcccaggttcgattcccagccagggtacattcctgggttgcaggccataacccccagcaaccgcacattgatgtttctctctctctctctctctctctctctctctctctctctctctctctccctcccttccctccctaaaaataaataaataaaatatttaaaaaaaaaaaaaaaaaaaaaaaaaaaaagatgagcttGGAGACAGTCCCAGCAGCCCTGCAGTTCTGGAGGGTCCTGGGATGCACCCGAGGAGCTGAGAGCCCGCTGAGGGGAGGCCACTTACCCTGTTGACCAGTACGACCACCTTGGCTCCGTCCACGGTCTCAAGATGCCTTTTGGCCACATAAGCAGCCGCCCGGGTCTTCCCAGCGCCCGTGGGTAGCCATATGATGATATTCTTGCCCTCCAGGGCAGGCATGATCACCTCCCACTGGTAGGGTCGCAGCTCCATTCTGAGATGGCAGGGGGCTCCGACCCCGGGTCCTCCTGGCGCCCTCCTAGACCCGGCCCCCTCAGATCTGCCGTCTCCTTgctccctccctgccagcccaGTCTGGGGCAAAGAACTCTCTTCGCCCAAGACTCCCCCTtgctggagggaggtggagcAGGGCACCCACCTGCGACCTAACTGGGCCGAgaggggagacaggaaggaaTGAGGCAGACCGGACCCCCGCTCAGCCTCACCTGTACCACCTGCCAAGGGTAGCCCTGCCTGGCTTGGCTTAGCTGGGAAGCCAGCTACTGAGCCCCGCTGAGACTGTAAACGGAAACTGAAACTGAGGGGAGGAGCCAGCCCGGCTGGGCTGGAGCTCAGCCCCAAGAATCGCTCTTGCTGCCTCCCATCCGCCTCAGAGGACAGAACTGCTGACTGGAAAGCACCTTTTCCTAACTTCTGGGTCCTGCCAGCTACCCATCCCCAAGGGCAGtctccaccaccccaccccaccccaccccagtccacCCCACCTATGCTACCCCCACTCCTTTTGGAGTCAGCTGTAACCATGTCACAGCTGCCTTCTGTAGCGAAGGCAGCCAGGGGATTCGAACACCTGCCGTCCAGGCACCTGGACCAGGACAGCCAGGAAGGTCCTAGTCCCAGAGGCAAGGGACTAGGCATGAGGCTTGCTGGGGCGGGGTCCTCAGCACACCCCAAGCTTAACAGTCTCCAACACGTAAGAGGTGCTGGCAGGAACGGGGTCGGCCTGTGGAGGCCTGGGACACCGCTGAAGAAACcaccacacagagaaaaaaaaaagagctttattGATCCCTCCAAGGGATTAATGCCAAGAAACGAGTGGTCCCCAcgtcccccacccctgggggaCAGGCAGAACAGTGCAGGGCAAGGCATGGCCCCTCCAGTTCAACGAACTGGAGCCCCCCCACTCAAACTGAAACCGGGGGGTCCTGTCCTTGAGGAGACAGTGACCTGGGCCAGGCCAGGACTCTGAGACTCCACGGCTCTGCGGGGGCCAGGGCCGAGAGCCACCAGAGCGGGCAGGGTCTACCCTCCGGCCGGCAGCCCCGGTGGAGGGGCTGGCTGAGCCACAGCCCCAGGAGCCCCCCGCCGGCTCAGACGCCAGGAAGGGCAGGTAGGGCTGCAGGCTCCTGGTGCCCAAGGGCCCGGAAAGGGCTACGGGATCAGGGGCTGGAGTGTCTCAGGCCGAGAGGGGCCTCGGCACCAGGACCTCCCCAGGACTCGGAGCGGGACCTGAGGTGGCGGCGTTCAAGGCCGAGGCTGAGGGCGAGGCCCCGGGCCGGGGACTACTTGTCAATGAGCCCTCCCTCCTTGAGCTTGAAGTAGAAGAACTTCTCCAGGGCGCTGGCGCAGCGGCAGTACTCGCTGTCGGGGGGGTTGTACTCGCGGCAGTTGGCGATGACCCGCTGCAGGTCAGCCACGAAGAGCTTCCGCGTCACGTAGTACCGGCTCCGCAGCCGCTCCGTCATGGTCTTCAGGTCTGGGGCGGCGGGACACAGGGCACGTCTTTGGGAGGCCGAGGAGGGGGGGTCCCGGGGCCGTGCGGCCCAGCGAGGGCAGCAGCAGGGGTCGGCATGGGGGCGAAGGtgcagggaaggggcggggcgggcatCCTCACCGATAGGGAAGCGGATGACCTCGTAGTAGTCAGGGGCCTCTGACTTCTTCACAGGCTCCATGAAGGGCCAGGCACTGGGGTGGGACTGGAGAGGACAGACGGGCTGAGGCCAGGCCCGCTGTGCCCCGCGCCCGGCTCGTGACGGCCACCCACCCCACGCCGGGTCATAAAGCCACAGCCACTGGCATGGGGACCCCCAGAAGGGAGCCCGGTCCTCCCACCTTGATCTGGGCCAGCAGGTTTTTGAGGGTTGTGTAGAGCTGGTCCGGGTCCTTCAGCTCCTTCCTGGGGTGACAGATGCCAGGTCTGAGGTTCCCAGtccctctggcccccaccccctgacaccctctccccgcccctgACACCCTCGCCCTCCCAACAACACTCAccccttctctttccccagtGGTTTCCAGCCCGTCTCTCCTGCAAAGTGGGGGTGCAAAGACCGTCCCTAAGCAGGCCTGTCCACACTCCGAGCGGCCTGccgcgccccccgcccaccccccaggagCCCTGCTCACGAATGCCGGGGACGCTCTCCACAGGGATCTGCCGCACACCCTCCTTGAAGCAGCTGAGCCCGGGGTAGACCTTCCGGATCTGGGCCTGTTTGCGCTCGATCAGCTTCTTGATGAtctgaggaagggagggggtgaggggccaACCCCAGCCCCGAGAACCACCCTCCCAGAACCACAGTTAGAGCCCTGGCCCCTGAATCCAGGTGCTGCTCCCCCTAACATTCCCAGGAGGAGGAGCGAGAACCAGCCCTGGCCCCAACTCCCTTATGCACACGTGAGGACGCACGGCACACGTCCACACACGTGCTCCtccgcacacacacatgcacgcccTGCAGGAAGCCCCATGGGAGAGCGTGCGCACACACAACCTCCTTCTGCTTCTTGATGATGTGGGAGAGCTCCGTGTAGGGGATGCGGGGGTTCAGCTCGCACTCCATCAGCGTCGCCCCCTCGTAGTCCTTGATGTAGCCCAGGTAGCGACTCTTGGGCACCTTGATGTCCTTGGAGAAGCCCTAGGGagtgggggtcatggcccactcCATCAGTGAGACTTCCAACAGCAACAGCCCCTCCCCAGGGGTGCCTGAGGGGGCGTGCGTGGCGCCTGTCCCCTCCTCAGTTCCTGAACTGCCCCCTCCAGCAGTCTCTGGCACGGTGCTCTGCACTTGGAAAGCTCTGTGTGTCCCTGATTCTAGGTCAGCTGCCCCTCTGACTCACCCCTAAGAGCCCCCCAATTCTCCTGGCTGCTTTCCTGCCCTGTGGGACCCTGTTTACTGGGACagcagaaagggggagggagacaggacgTCCCTGCAGACACTGCATGGAACAAGGGACCCCAAAGGACTCCCAGTCCATGCACACCAGCGCACTAGACAGCCTGACCCCTCCTTAGGCAGCAGGCaagtgcagggtggggtggggcaggggggcggggggaggcgagAGTCACCTGCTTTTTGAAGTAGCCAATGGCGTACTCGTCAGCATAGGTGAGGAAGTAGAGGATGTTGTGTTTGATGTGATACTCCTTCAAGTGGTTCATCAGGTGGGTCCCGTAGCCCTGGGGGGGAGAGGGcaggctgggtgctgggcagggaTCCGGAGCCCCGGGGGGAGGCAGCTCAttggaggggagcagggggagccgggggagccaggcaggcaggaggggaggcggCCAGTGGAGGAACGGGATTCACCAGGAGGAAACGGAAGGACCCCGGATTCCTAAGCACTTGCTCTGAGTCAGGCGCGGTGCTCGGCACCTTACAGGCCGAGTCTTAGGCCAAGGCATGAGGCAGGTGCTGCTGCCAACTTACAGGAGGTAAAACCGAAACTCGGCTGTGCCAGGGAGTGTGTCCCAGGTCAGGCGGCCAGCCACGGCAGGGCTGGGGTCCAAACCCAGCCAGGAAGCAGCCGTCTCAGGCCACTGGTTCCTGGGCCTCGGAACTGAGAAGGGGAATACCAAGGGCCCTGCCCGTGGCGGCGCTTGAGCCCTGAAGAGGCACGCCCCGCACGGGCCCCACGTAGGGACCAAGGAGGCACCGTGGAGAACCAGGGGCCCCCCAGTGGGTCTGTTGTGACAATGCAAGGACAGAAACCACGACCATCACCCCAGTGCGGGGCTACCGTAAAAATTACTGATGCTCCAGTGCATGTGAAATTTCTTGTGATGAAAGGAATTCAGTTTCATTTAAACCTGTTACTGGTTCTCCGAGTCCATTTGTCAACAGGTAATTTCTTAAACCACTGCTCAGAACACCTGCGCCACCTTGTGGGGGAGTGCGGAACTGCCTGGCCACTGAAGgaagggctgagggctggggacTGCGGCATCACCACACCGTCTGCTCTGACTGGGACCAAACTCGGcagcaggaggtggggtggggcaggggctggggcatgCGCTCACCTTGACCTGCTCGTTTGAGGTGACAGCACAGAAGACAATCTCTGTGAAGCCCTGGGTGGGGAACATGCGGAAGCAGATCCCACCAATGACCCGCCCGTCCTTGATCAAGGCCAGAGTCTTGTGCttcctgaggggagaggggagaagggacaggTCACTGTCCTACCTGTCCCCCAAGGGCTCTCCAGGtccccacagccctgggggcCTCAGCTGTATTCAGGGCTGGGAACGGAGGAGAAAGAACTCCCAGAGGTTGAAGGAGGGAACctagggaggggtgtgggggctgaggaggacaggcaccctggggctgggggtctcCTGGGGACGCACGGGTCAAAGACGAGGCGGGCGATGTACTCCTTGGGCATGCGCGGCAGCTGATGGGAGAAGACATTCTGCAGCCCCACGAGCCAGAGCAACACCCGCCGGTTGGCCTTGGGGGTCAGCGAGTTGCCGATGACGTGGAACTCGATGATGCCGCGGCGCTCCTCCAGGCGGGCCGTCTCGTCCCGGGCCGCGTTGGCCGACAGGAGGCTGGTCTGCGCACCAGAGGAGGGGCGGTGAGCCGGGGCCGCAGGCCCACGAGGGCGCCCGACCCCTGCAGGCCAGCAGGCCGGGTGGCCTACCTCGGGCCCCAGCATGGCAGCGGGGTCCGTGATGGTGAGCATGACCTCGTTGACCAGCTCCATGGGGATGTCGCCCATCACGCGGAGCCGCTTGGCATCCTCCAGGGTCAGGTTCTCTGGGAGCTTCCTCTTCTCGCCTGCTGGGGAGGCGGGCAAGGTCTTCCAGGGGCAGccagagaggctgggggaggggtgagtgaGGGTCAGGGTCAAGggtcaagtacccacctggcatggGCTCAGCACCTCCGGAATCCAGACTCAAGGTGTTGTTGCTGGCCCCGCCCATGGCAGGGCTGAAGATGGGGGCGCTGGGGACAACAGCTGCACTGACCGTAGCTGCAAGAGACAGACGGATTGgagtgggggcggcgggggtCAAAGGTGTCGGTGGGTCCCAAAAAGTAGCCAGGACCCTCCAAGTCCCAGCCGAGCCCCCTGGCATTTCTCCACTGCAGCCACTCGCAGCCCCTCTTCCACAGGGCGGGGGGCCGGAGCTCAGCCAGGAAGGCCGGGCAGAGATCCTGCAGAACCTGCTGTGGCACATACCTGGCCGGGGCACGAGCTGGGCCCCCTCTGCGGGCGGCATGGTGAAGCCCGACTCCCAGATTGGAGAGTTCGCCCCGTAGATCTCCTCCTCCAGCATGGACAGGAACCTGTGGGAGGGTGCAGTCCGCCCGCTGCTCTGCCCAACCGAGGGAGCAGCTTGGGCCAGACgccagggggctggggaaggccAGAGAGACGCAGCCTCCTCCCCTCAGGGAACCGGGAGCCTAGAACAGAGCCAACCTGTGCCTCCAGACTAGGGGGCGGTATAGCCCCCCGCTTCCTGAGAGACCCTAGCTGAAGGTAGGAGGACGGGGCACAGCCAGGCGGAGACCAGAGGCCCGGTTTGCCGTAGTGTACAGAATGGGGAGGCACGGTCTGAACTGATGCCGCGCTGTACCGGGTGGCCAGGTAGGGCACCAAGTCACCCTGGGCCGCGGTACCAAAGTGGGGCTCAAATTTCAACCCCTTCCTGCCGCCTGATTCCCGGATGGTGGCAGCAGGGACACTGGAGGGCCTGGATTAGTCAGCAAAGGCTTCCTGACATGGACAGCAGTGAGCAGGTTTAAACTGAGAGCAGAGTGAGGGAGACGAGAGGAAAATCTTTCAGAAAGAACTACAAGAAGAGCAGAAACTGGTTTCGTCTCAAGTGTAAGCTCTGGCTTCTCTCGGAATGCTGTGGTCAGAAGGGTCCCGAGGCTGTGTCCAGGCCCCATGGGAACAGGTGGGTCATGTCCACCCAGGCTGTGGGCAGCGGCAGTGCTGGCGCTGGGGCCATGCACCTGCCTTCCTCTGACTACTACGCAAGGCACAGGTGAGCGAGTTGCATCTGGGCTACGGGCAAGCCTGCCAGGTACACGCCCAGATCCCAGAAGGCTCATGGAGGGCGGGGCAGGACCaatccaggaagccttcctggaaaAAGGGAGATAACAGGGATGATGTGCACTTGGGGCAAAATCCCCACAGGCCAGAAGGGGCCTTACTTGGGGAAGTGGGTGAGGATGAGGGTCCTCTTTTCGGGTACCAGCTTGTCCTTCTCCACCCGGAACTTCTCCAGCAGCTGCCGCCGGGTGACGGTGAAGATGGAGCGCAGGAGGCTTCGCCCGAAGACGTGAGTGGTCTCGTAGCGGGGGAGGCTGTCACAGCTCTGGGGCACATGGCAGTAACAGAGCCACCTGCGGCGAGTGAGGAGGCGCTGAGAGTGGGAACCACCGTGCCC is a window of Phyllostomus discolor isolate MPI-MPIP mPhyDis1 chromosome 8, mPhyDis1.pri.v3, whole genome shotgun sequence DNA encoding:
- the KAT2A gene encoding histone acetyltransferase KAT2A isoform X2; this translates as MSARCPCGPRAGSAAPRSAAGEAMAEPSQASTPAPAAQLRPLQSPTPAPTPTPTPSPASAPTPAPTPAPAPAPAAAPAGSTGTGGPGVGSGGTGSGGDPARPGLSQQQRASQRKAQVRGLPRAKKLEKLGVFSACKANETCKCNGWKNPKPPTAPRMDLQQPAANLSELCRSCEHPLADHVSHLENVSEDEINRLLGMVVDVENLFMSVHKEEDTDTKQVYFYLFKLLRKCILQMTRPVVEGSLGSPPFEKPNIEQGVLNFVQYKFSHLAPRERQTMFELSKMFLLCLNYWKLETPAQFRQRSQAEDVATYKVNYTRWLCYCHVPQSCDSLPRYETTHVFGRSLLRSIFTVTRRQLLEKFRVEKDKLVPEKRTLILTHFPKFLSMLEEEIYGANSPIWESGFTMPPAEGAQLVPRPATVSAAVVPSAPIFSPAMGGASNNTLSLDSGGAEPMPGEKRKLPENLTLEDAKRLRVMGDIPMELVNEVMLTITDPAAMLGPETSLLSANAARDETARLEERRGIIEFHVIGNSLTPKANRRVLLWLVGLQNVFSHQLPRMPKEYIARLVFDPKHKTLALIKDGRVIGGICFRMFPTQGFTEIVFCAVTSNEQVKGYGTHLMNHLKEYHIKHNILYFLTYADEYAIGYFKKQGFSKDIKVPKSRYLGYIKDYEGATLMECELNPRIPYTELSHIIKKQKEIIKKLIERKQAQIRKVYPGLSCFKEGVRQIPVESVPGIRETGWKPLGKEKGKELKDPDQLYTTLKNLLAQIKSHPSAWPFMEPVKKSEAPDYYEVIRFPIDLKTMTERLRSRYYVTRKLFVADLQRVIANCREYNPPDSEYCRCASALEKFFYFKLKEGGLIDK
- the KAT2A gene encoding histone acetyltransferase KAT2A isoform X1, whose amino-acid sequence is MSARCPCGPRAGSAAPRSAAGEAMAEPSQASTPAPAAQLRPLQSPTPAPTPTPTPSPASAPTPAPTPAPAPAPAAAPAGSTGTGGPGVGSGGTGSGGDPARPGLSQQQRASQRKAQVRGLPRAKKLEKLGVFSACKANETCKCNGWKNPKPPTAPRMDLQQPAANLSELCRSCEHPLADHVSHLENVSEDEINRLLGMVVDVENLFMSVHKEEDTDTKQVYFYLFKLLRKCILQMTRPVVEGSLGSPPFEKPNIEQGVLNFVQYKFSHLAPRERQTMFELSKMFLLCLNYWKLETPAQFRQRSQAEDVATYKVNYTRWLCYCHVPQSCDSLPRYETTHVFGRSLLRSIFTVTRRQLLEKFRVEKDKLVPEKRTLILTHFPKFLSMLEEEIYGANSPIWESGFTMPPAEGAQLVPRPATVSAAVVPSAPIFSPAMGGASNNTLSLDSGGAEPMPAGEKRKLPENLTLEDAKRLRVMGDIPMELVNEVMLTITDPAAMLGPETSLLSANAARDETARLEERRGIIEFHVIGNSLTPKANRRVLLWLVGLQNVFSHQLPRMPKEYIARLVFDPKHKTLALIKDGRVIGGICFRMFPTQGFTEIVFCAVTSNEQVKGYGTHLMNHLKEYHIKHNILYFLTYADEYAIGYFKKQGFSKDIKVPKSRYLGYIKDYEGATLMECELNPRIPYTELSHIIKKQKEIIKKLIERKQAQIRKVYPGLSCFKEGVRQIPVESVPGIRETGWKPLGKEKGKELKDPDQLYTTLKNLLAQIKSHPSAWPFMEPVKKSEAPDYYEVIRFPIDLKTMTERLRSRYYVTRKLFVADLQRVIANCREYNPPDSEYCRCASALEKFFYFKLKEGGLIDK